The Winogradskyella schleiferi genome has a window encoding:
- a CDS encoding endonuclease encodes MKKITFIVLLLISGLGWSQVLVINELDADNPSTDTEEFIELKSQTPNFSTDGYILVFFNGSSSGNDSSYFVYDLNGYSTDNNGLLVVGSSNVSPFPQALMSENVIQNGADAVGIYQASVIDFPEETVATQTNLIDAMVYGTNDADDTDLLALLGQSVQHNDNGTNANPKSIQRFVDEFDVVTFSAATPTPRRENDGSGIPINPIAISVAETQYGEGDVFDITFTTETNMTSDLNFNISLTNFGFNNSDFTGNTSLTIPAGQNSTSTTITLIDDSLDEGDEVAQIHFLDLVEPIVASNNFVEVRIVDNDFTVAPFGTPLNPTTGIVQSTQPTGYYDSADGLSGIALRQALQDIIADPTTVRAQTYADIIAILNEADQNPANSNQVWLVYSEEGRAKLDIQTGSDNTDKWNREHTFPRSRGGFFDIEEDEIADGINIFWTTKADSLRHGNSDAHALRAADAAENSTRNNQHYGEYNGPSGNAGSFKGDVARSVLYMEIRYNGLEVVNGFPDITGQLGDLATLLDWHRNDPPDDFEMNRNNVVCNWQKNRNPFIDQPLMVEYIWGNNVGDTWNQSLSIDGNDLSNISIYPNPTYNRVFISGLKPSTEVELYSVEGKLLKRFANVENYIDLEVASGLYLLQIRTGEQIAVKKIIVN; translated from the coding sequence ATGAAAAAAATTACGTTTATAGTATTGCTATTAATTTCGGGATTGGGTTGGTCACAGGTTTTAGTGATTAATGAATTGGATGCCGATAATCCTAGTACAGATACTGAAGAATTTATAGAGTTGAAATCCCAAACCCCTAATTTTTCTACTGATGGTTATATATTAGTGTTTTTTAATGGCTCGAGTAGTGGTAATGATTCTAGTTATTTTGTATATGATTTAAATGGCTATTCAACGGATAATAATGGATTGTTGGTAGTGGGAAGTTCTAATGTGTCGCCATTCCCTCAAGCTTTAATGTCCGAGAATGTAATACAAAATGGAGCAGATGCTGTTGGTATTTACCAAGCGTCGGTAATTGATTTCCCTGAAGAGACTGTTGCTACGCAAACCAATCTAATCGATGCAATGGTTTATGGCACAAACGATGCTGACGATACTGATTTATTGGCGTTACTTGGTCAAAGTGTTCAGCATAATGATAATGGCACCAATGCTAATCCTAAATCAATTCAACGTTTTGTTGACGAATTTGATGTCGTGACGTTTTCTGCTGCGACGCCAACTCCAAGAAGGGAAAATGATGGTTCTGGAATTCCAATAAATCCCATTGCCATTTCTGTTGCCGAGACCCAATATGGAGAAGGGGATGTTTTTGATATAACCTTTACGACAGAAACAAATATGACTTCAGATCTAAACTTTAATATCAGTTTAACTAATTTCGGATTTAACAATTCAGATTTTACGGGAAATACTAGCTTAACCATACCTGCTGGTCAAAATTCTACCAGCACGACGATTACCTTAATAGATGATTCATTGGATGAAGGTGATGAAGTTGCGCAAATTCATTTTTTGGATTTGGTAGAGCCAATTGTGGCGTCGAACAATTTTGTTGAGGTTAGAATAGTGGACAATGATTTTACGGTTGCCCCTTTTGGTACACCACTTAACCCAACAACAGGAATTGTACAAAGTACACAGCCAACAGGTTATTACGATAGTGCAGATGGATTATCAGGTATAGCACTAAGACAAGCATTACAAGATATTATTGCAGACCCAACAACGGTTAGGGCACAGACTTATGCTGATATTATTGCTATTTTGAATGAAGCCGATCAAAATCCTGCCAACAGTAACCAGGTTTGGTTAGTGTATTCTGAAGAAGGACGTGCAAAATTAGATATACAGACGGGATCAGATAATACCGATAAATGGAATAGGGAACATACGTTTCCAAGATCCAGAGGTGGCTTTTTCGATATTGAAGAAGATGAAATAGCAGATGGTATTAATATATTTTGGACGACCAAAGCAGATTCGCTACGTCATGGAAATTCGGACGCACATGCGCTGAGAGCGGCTGATGCTGCGGAGAACAGCACACGTAACAATCAGCATTATGGAGAGTACAATGGTCCATCCGGAAATGCAGGTAGTTTTAAAGGAGACGTGGCCCGAAGTGTGTTGTATATGGAAATTCGATATAATGGATTGGAAGTGGTCAATGGATTTCCGGATATAACAGGGCAATTAGGTGATTTGGCTACCTTATTGGATTGGCATAGAAACGATCCTCCAGATGATTTTGAAATGAACAGAAATAATGTGGTCTGTAACTGGCAAAAAAATAGAAATCCATTTATAGATCAACCGCTTATGGTTGAATATATTTGGGGAAATAATGTTGGAGATACTTGGAATCAATCTTTAAGTATTGATGGAAATGATTTATCGAATATTTCGATATATCCCAACCCTACTTATAACAGAGTTTTTATTTCAGGGTTAAAGCCGAGTACTGAAGTTGAATTATATTCTGTTGAAGGCAAACTTTTAAAGCGCTTTGCTAATGTTGAAAATTATATAGATTTAGAAGTGGCATCAGGATTATATCTATTGCAAATACGAACTGGTGAACAAATTGCTGTTAAAAAAATAATAGTGAATTAA
- a CDS encoding calcium/sodium antiporter — protein sequence MSVFLVLAGLALLVVGGDFLVRASVGLSFKLKISKLVIGMTVVSFATSAPELLVSLQAALDGVSDIALGNVIGSNIANIGLVLGITAIISPLAVDREFYKLNWPMMMLLSFVLYYFLKNDLVLTAIEGAIMFVALIVFLIILIRSSRKSTKANMEEVDDTLAEVSNFKIVMWLLIGAAGLYYGSLWLVDGAKQLAAQVGISDYAISVTVIAIGTSVPELAASVIAALKKEKAISLGNLIGSNIFNIASVLGLTAIIKPIIVNPETPEILSTNIWWMIAFAAILIPLIMVPKRFEIGRLKGMLLFGAYLVFIYIALK from the coding sequence ATGAGTGTATTTCTAGTTTTAGCTGGTTTGGCTTTATTGGTTGTTGGTGGTGACTTTTTGGTAAGAGCTTCAGTTGGACTTTCATTTAAGTTGAAAATTTCAAAGCTAGTTATTGGTATGACGGTGGTTTCTTTTGCTACATCCGCGCCAGAATTATTAGTGAGTTTACAGGCGGCTTTAGATGGTGTTTCAGATATTGCCTTAGGTAACGTGATTGGATCTAACATCGCTAATATTGGGTTGGTTTTAGGAATAACAGCTATCATTTCACCTTTGGCAGTAGATAGGGAATTCTATAAATTAAATTGGCCAATGATGATGCTGCTGTCTTTTGTGTTGTATTATTTTCTGAAGAATGATTTGGTGCTTACAGCAATAGAAGGCGCGATTATGTTTGTTGCTTTAATTGTGTTTTTAATTATTTTGATTAGAAGCTCTCGTAAATCGACAAAGGCAAATATGGAAGAAGTGGATGATACTTTGGCCGAAGTTTCTAATTTTAAAATTGTAATGTGGTTGCTAATTGGTGCAGCAGGTTTATATTATGGTTCGCTTTGGCTGGTTGATGGCGCAAAACAATTAGCGGCTCAAGTAGGAATTAGTGACTACGCTATTTCTGTAACAGTAATTGCGATAGGTACAAGTGTTCCGGAGTTAGCAGCTTCGGTAATTGCTGCATTAAAGAAAGAAAAGGCTATTTCGTTAGGAAACCTTATAGGTTCTAACATTTTCAATATTGCCTCTGTTTTGGGCTTAACGGCAATTATCAAACCAATTATAGTTAATCCAGAAACTCCAGAAATATTATCGACAAACATTTGGTGGATGATTGCATTTGCTGCGATTTTAATTCCGTTGATTATGGTTCCAAAACGCTTCGAAATTGGAAGACTAAAAGGGATGTTGTTATTTGGTGCTTATTTAGTATTCATTTATATAGCCCTTAAATAA
- a CDS encoding glutamine synthetase beta-grasp domain-containing protein: protein MAKIKLEYIWLDGYFPTQNMRSKTKVEEHENFKGTLEELGMWSFDGSSTRQAEGGSSDCLLKPVAIYPDPDRINGYLVMTEVLNADGTPHVSNGRATIEDEDNEFWFGFEQEYFIMDTKTQLPLGFPIGGYPAPQGMYYCSVGGLHTHGRGLVEEHADLCIEAGLNFEGINQEVASGQWEFQLFAKGAKKAGDEIWIARYLLDRLTEKYGYYIEYHPKPLGKDMDWNGSGMHANFSNEVLRTCGSKETYEKICEAFRPVVKEHIEVYGEFNDQRLTGDHETASINDFSYGVSDRGASIRIPIITVEKGWKGWLEDRRPASNGDPYKIAGRIIKTVKSANISS from the coding sequence ATGGCAAAAATTAAATTAGAATACATTTGGCTCGATGGGTACTTCCCTACTCAAAATATGAGAAGTAAAACCAAAGTTGAAGAGCACGAAAACTTTAAAGGTACCTTAGAAGAATTAGGTATGTGGTCTTTTGACGGATCGTCAACCAGACAAGCTGAAGGTGGATCTTCTGACTGTTTATTAAAACCTGTAGCGATCTATCCAGACCCAGACAGAATTAACGGTTACTTGGTAATGACGGAAGTTTTAAACGCTGATGGAACACCACACGTTTCTAATGGTAGAGCAACAATTGAAGACGAAGACAATGAATTCTGGTTTGGTTTTGAGCAAGAGTATTTCATTATGGATACTAAAACACAATTACCATTAGGTTTCCCTATTGGTGGTTACCCTGCACCACAAGGTATGTATTATTGTTCTGTTGGTGGACTACATACTCACGGAAGAGGTCTAGTTGAAGAGCATGCAGATTTATGTATCGAGGCAGGTTTAAATTTTGAAGGTATCAATCAAGAAGTTGCTTCTGGACAATGGGAATTCCAATTGTTTGCTAAAGGTGCCAAAAAAGCAGGAGACGAAATCTGGATTGCGAGATATTTATTAGATCGTTTAACAGAAAAATATGGTTACTATATAGAATACCATCCAAAACCATTAGGTAAGGATATGGACTGGAACGGTTCTGGTATGCACGCTAACTTCTCTAACGAAGTGTTGAGAACATGTGGTAGCAAAGAAACTTACGAGAAGATATGTGAAGCTTTTAGACCAGTGGTAAAAGAACATATTGAAGTTTATGGTGAATTTAACGATCAACGTTTAACAGGTGATCATGAAACGGCATCTATTAATGATTTCAGCTATGGTGTTTCTGACAGAGGGGCTTCAATCCGTATTCCAATTATTACAGTAGAAAAAGGCTGGAAAGGTTGGTTAGAAGATAGACGACCAGCTTCTAATGGTGATCCATATAAAATTGCAGGTAGAATTATCAAAACTGTAAAGAGTGCTAATATTTCTTCTTAA
- a CDS encoding glutamine synthetase III family protein, with amino-acid sequence MSTLRFHAVKASLKRKPKDIKEEKRRSEIFGQNVFNEAAMRQYLTKTALSSIMEAIEKGTKINRLVADHISTGMKEWAIAKGATHYTHWFQPLTGATAEKHDAFFETIGDGLAIEKFGGNQLVQQEPDASSFPNGGIRNTFEARGYTAWDPTSPAFIYGTTLCIPTVFVSYTGEALDNKTPLLRALQVVDNAAVAVCKYFDKNVKKVNASLGWEQEYFLIDSDLASSRPDIVLTGRTLLGHSPAKGQQLDDHYFGTIPNRAMAYMRDLENECMLLGIPVKTRHNEVAPNQFELAPIFEEANLAVDHNSLLMDVMQKIAKRHNFTVLLHEKPFAGVNGSGKHNNWSLSTDTGINLLSPGKTPMSNLQFLTFFINTIKAVQNNEELLRAAIASASNDHRLGANEAPPAIISVFIGQQLTNVLDELETVTKGKLSPKEKTDLKLNVVGKIPEVILDNTDRNRTSPFAFTGNKFEFRAVGSTANCANPMTVLNTIVAKQLMDFKVEVDALIDKKGMKKDDAIFNVLREYIKTSKAILFEGNGYSEAWEKEAKKRGLSNNKTTPEALKVKIAKSTIELFENLGVMNKVESEARYEIEMEEYILHIQIESRVLGDIARNHVVPTAVRYQNILIENVTGLKTIYGDKFKDFAKEQLFLIEQISLHIEAINSLVTKMTDERKVLNKQTEIGTKASGYCNKVKPLFEEIRYHCDKLELMIDDELWPLTKYRELLFTK; translated from the coding sequence ATGTCAACACTTAGATTTCATGCTGTAAAAGCATCTTTAAAACGAAAACCAAAAGATATTAAGGAAGAGAAACGACGTTCCGAAATTTTTGGGCAGAATGTGTTCAACGAAGCCGCAATGCGTCAGTATTTAACCAAAACAGCCTTAAGTAGTATAATGGAAGCTATTGAAAAAGGGACGAAGATAAATCGCTTAGTTGCCGACCATATTTCAACAGGAATGAAAGAATGGGCAATTGCCAAAGGAGCAACACATTATACCCATTGGTTTCAGCCCTTAACTGGTGCGACTGCAGAAAAGCACGATGCCTTTTTTGAAACGATAGGAGACGGACTTGCTATTGAAAAGTTTGGTGGAAACCAGTTAGTTCAGCAAGAGCCCGATGCATCCAGTTTTCCAAATGGTGGAATTAGAAATACCTTTGAAGCTCGTGGATACACGGCTTGGGACCCAACGTCTCCTGCCTTTATATATGGTACAACATTATGTATTCCTACAGTGTTTGTTTCTTACACAGGTGAAGCCTTAGATAATAAGACTCCACTTTTACGAGCACTTCAAGTGGTGGATAATGCAGCTGTTGCGGTTTGTAAGTATTTCGATAAAAATGTAAAGAAAGTAAATGCATCTTTGGGATGGGAACAAGAGTATTTTTTAATCGATAGTGATTTAGCATCATCTCGACCAGATATTGTATTGACAGGTCGAACATTATTAGGACATTCGCCAGCTAAAGGACAGCAACTCGATGACCATTACTTTGGTACCATTCCAAATAGAGCAATGGCTTATATGCGTGATTTGGAAAACGAATGTATGTTATTAGGTATTCCTGTAAAAACAAGACATAACGAGGTCGCTCCTAATCAATTTGAGCTGGCGCCTATTTTTGAAGAGGCTAATTTGGCCGTAGATCATAACTCCTTGCTGATGGATGTGATGCAAAAAATAGCTAAACGTCATAATTTTACGGTATTACTTCACGAAAAGCCATTTGCTGGTGTTAACGGTTCTGGTAAACATAATAATTGGAGTTTGAGTACTGATACAGGTATTAACTTGTTATCGCCTGGAAAAACGCCAATGAGTAATCTTCAGTTTCTAACTTTCTTTATTAATACTATAAAAGCGGTTCAAAATAATGAAGAACTATTGAGGGCGGCCATAGCATCCGCAAGTAACGACCATCGTTTGGGTGCTAATGAAGCGCCTCCAGCCATAATTTCGGTTTTTATAGGCCAGCAATTGACTAATGTTTTAGATGAATTGGAAACAGTTACAAAAGGAAAATTGTCACCAAAAGAAAAAACAGATTTAAAACTGAATGTGGTTGGGAAGATTCCTGAAGTCATTCTAGATAATACGGACAGAAATAGAACGTCGCCATTTGCCTTTACAGGAAATAAATTTGAATTCAGAGCGGTTGGTTCCACAGCAAATTGCGCCAATCCTATGACGGTTCTGAATACCATAGTTGCGAAACAATTAATGGATTTTAAAGTTGAAGTTGATGCTTTGATCGACAAAAAGGGAATGAAAAAGGATGATGCTATCTTTAATGTCTTAAGAGAGTATATTAAAACGTCTAAAGCAATTCTTTTTGAAGGTAATGGTTATAGCGAAGCTTGGGAAAAGGAAGCTAAAAAACGTGGCCTAAGTAATAATAAAACCACTCCCGAAGCACTTAAGGTTAAGATTGCTAAATCTACAATAGAGCTATTTGAAAACTTAGGCGTTATGAATAAGGTGGAATCCGAAGCGCGATATGAAATAGAAATGGAAGAATATATCCTTCATATTCAAATTGAAAGTCGCGTATTAGGAGATATCGCCCGTAATCATGTAGTTCCAACTGCTGTGCGCTATCAAAATATACTAATTGAAAATGTTACAGGCCTCAAAACTATTTATGGAGATAAGTTTAAGGACTTTGCCAAAGAACAGTTGTTTTTAATAGAGCAAATATCCTTACACATAGAAGCTATTAATTCCTTGGTAACTAAAATGACGGATGAGCGTAAAGTTTTGAATAAGCAAACTGAAATAGGAACCAAAGCAAGTGGTTATTGTAATAAGGTAAAACCATTGTTCGAGGAGATTAGATATCATTGTGATAAACTAGAACTAATGATCGATGACGAACTCTGGCCATTAACCAAATATAGAGAGCTTCTGTTTACTAAGTAG
- a CDS encoding Curli production assembly/transport component CsgG translates to MIFKFNAIVLSVAVTIFCFNSAFSQDSDEKSEKSIERRYAFFNLRGSNAIDIAAGSAMIEGDYPETEFDVYFKIGYKHHITSHLNINFSYHKYNVVVKDIYNEGFMSFDLNLEFLFSPYTKFSPFLYAGSGYNASNYFENTATKAQGGAGFEFIFTEGLGLKLFGEYNYLFTDELDGLVGGESDDVLFRAGLGLHFYFGGNKKKEALRRKMKTVINSNQIIPYK, encoded by the coding sequence ATGATTTTCAAATTCAATGCTATTGTCCTAAGTGTAGCAGTGACTATTTTTTGTTTTAATTCAGCTTTTTCTCAAGATAGCGATGAAAAAAGTGAAAAATCCATTGAACGTAGATATGCTTTTTTCAATTTAAGAGGTTCCAATGCTATTGATATAGCAGCAGGTTCTGCAATGATAGAAGGTGACTACCCAGAAACTGAGTTCGATGTGTATTTTAAAATTGGCTATAAACATCACATTACGAGTCATCTAAATATTAACTTTTCGTATCATAAATATAACGTGGTGGTCAAAGATATATATAACGAAGGTTTTATGTCTTTCGATTTAAATTTAGAATTTCTGTTCAGTCCCTACACAAAGTTTTCCCCATTTTTATATGCTGGAAGTGGTTATAATGCCTCTAATTATTTTGAAAACACAGCAACAAAGGCCCAAGGAGGTGCAGGTTTTGAATTTATTTTCACAGAAGGTTTAGGTCTAAAACTTTTTGGGGAATATAATTATTTGTTTACCGATGAACTCGATGGACTAGTGGGTGGTGAATCTGATGATGTCTTATTTAGAGCAGGATTAGGTCTCCATTTTTACTTTGGAGGTAATAAGAAAAAGGAAGCATTACGCCGAAAAATGAAAACTGTTATTAATTCCAACCAAATCATTCCATATAAATAA
- a CDS encoding AIR synthase related protein, with translation MGNSVSKRYTQRGVSASKEDVHNAIKNIDKGLFPKAFCKIVPDYLTNDDDFCLIMHADGAGTKSSLAYMYWKETGDISVWKGIAQDALIMNIDDLLCVGATDNIMLSSTIGRNKNLIPGEVISAIINGTEELIEDLKSFGVTIHSTGGETADVGDLVRTIIVDSTVTARLRRSDVIDNANITEGDVIVGLESFGQASYETQYNGGMGSNGLTSARHDVFSKYLAHKYPESYDAAVPEELVYSGQTKLTDTIENSPIDAGKLVLSPTRTYAPIIKAILNKYKSDSIHGMVHCSGGAQTKILHFIDELHIIKDNMFTVPPLFKLIQEQSKTDWKEMYQVFNCGHRMELYVKPDVANAIIEISKSFNVDAKVMGRVERAKQKKLTIKSDYGTFQY, from the coding sequence ATGGGTAATTCGGTAAGTAAGAGATATACACAAAGAGGTGTTTCTGCATCAAAGGAAGACGTTCACAATGCCATTAAAAATATCGATAAGGGCTTGTTTCCTAAGGCGTTTTGCAAAATTGTACCCGATTACTTAACCAATGACGATGATTTTTGTTTGATTATGCATGCTGATGGCGCAGGTACAAAATCGTCATTAGCATATATGTATTGGAAAGAAACTGGTGATATTTCAGTTTGGAAAGGTATTGCCCAAGATGCGCTAATAATGAATATTGACGACTTGCTTTGCGTTGGTGCAACGGATAATATTATGTTGTCGTCTACAATAGGAAGAAACAAGAATTTGATTCCTGGAGAGGTGATTTCTGCAATAATCAATGGAACTGAAGAATTAATTGAAGATTTGAAATCCTTTGGCGTTACCATTCATTCCACAGGAGGAGAAACCGCAGATGTTGGTGACTTGGTAAGAACTATAATTGTGGATTCTACAGTAACAGCTCGCCTGAGACGAAGCGATGTTATAGACAATGCAAATATTACCGAAGGCGATGTTATTGTCGGTTTAGAGTCATTCGGACAAGCATCTTATGAAACCCAATACAATGGAGGAATGGGAAGTAATGGCTTAACTTCAGCAAGGCACGACGTGTTTTCTAAATATTTAGCCCATAAGTATCCAGAAAGTTATGATGCGGCTGTGCCAGAAGAATTAGTATATTCCGGTCAAACTAAATTAACAGATACCATTGAAAATTCACCAATTGATGCAGGTAAATTAGTCTTATCGCCAACAAGAACATATGCTCCAATCATAAAAGCAATTTTAAATAAATACAAGAGCGATTCTATTCACGGTATGGTGCACTGCAGTGGTGGCGCTCAAACCAAAATTCTACACTTTATTGACGAACTTCATATTATAAAGGATAATATGTTTACAGTTCCGCCGTTATTCAAACTGATTCAAGAACAATCTAAAACAGATTGGAAAGAAATGTATCAAGTATTTAACTGTGGTCATCGTATGGAACTTTATGTAAAACCAGATGTTGCAAATGCCATTATCGAGATTTCTAAGTCTTTTAATGTAGATGCTAAGGTTATGGGTAGAGTGGAACGAGCAAAACAAAAGAAACTGACCATAAAAAGTGATTACGGTACATTTCAGTATTAA
- a CDS encoding DUF3078 domain-containing protein produces the protein MKNYLWLIFSVILFSSTDIAAQPDSLYFLKKKEAPIELGWRTKKEVGLTLNQVSFTNWNAGGTNSITGIVTGKATAKYKKEKYFWNSNFNVRYGLNKQADRDIRKTEDVIEVISNVGLEKNPMSNWFYSAKFSFNSQLANGYNYPNRDEPISKFLAPGYMFFGLGMEYGRHIERLSFYASPFTLKTTFVLDDDLANRGAFGVDPAIYDLEGNILRDGSKVRQELGILLTNQYEEEMFENIKVTSLLRLYTDYINSFGNIDVEWELNLDMKVNKYVKATLGSHLRYDDDIKAEVEINDMTNEEIVIEGPKLQWKQILGVGVVVDLDNIIKSNESS, from the coding sequence ATGAAAAACTATTTGTGGCTTATTTTTAGTGTCATTTTGTTCTCGTCAACTGACATAGCAGCACAACCAGATTCTTTGTATTTTTTGAAAAAAAAGGAAGCTCCTATTGAATTGGGATGGCGTACAAAAAAAGAAGTGGGTTTAACCCTTAATCAAGTGTCGTTCACCAATTGGAACGCTGGTGGAACCAATTCCATTACTGGAATCGTGACTGGTAAAGCAACCGCAAAATACAAAAAGGAAAAATACTTTTGGAATTCCAATTTCAATGTGCGATATGGTTTAAATAAGCAAGCAGATCGAGACATTAGAAAGACCGAAGATGTTATTGAAGTAATTTCTAATGTTGGATTAGAGAAAAACCCAATGAGTAATTGGTTCTATTCGGCAAAATTTAGTTTTAATTCTCAATTGGCTAACGGCTATAATTATCCCAACAGAGATGAGCCCATATCAAAATTTCTAGCGCCTGGTTATATGTTTTTTGGTTTGGGTATGGAATATGGGCGACATATTGAACGTTTATCGTTTTACGCTTCACCATTCACGTTAAAAACTACATTCGTTTTAGATGATGATTTGGCAAATAGGGGAGCGTTTGGTGTCGATCCTGCAATTTATGATTTAGAAGGAAACATTTTGAGGGACGGAAGTAAAGTAAGACAAGAATTGGGCATTTTATTGACTAACCAATACGAAGAAGAAATGTTCGAGAATATAAAAGTGACGAGTCTTCTGCGCTTGTACACGGATTATATCAATAGTTTCGGAAATATTGATGTAGAATGGGAATTGAACTTGGACATGAAAGTCAATAAATATGTAAAAGCCACTTTAGGCTCACATTTAAGATATGATGACGATATAAAAGCTGAAGTTGAAATCAACGACATGACCAACGAGGAAATCGTTATTGAAGGTCCAAAATTACAGTGGAAGCAAATTTTAGGTGTCGGAGTCGTTGTGGATTTGGATAATATTATAAAATCCAATGAATCTTCTTAA
- the prfA gene encoding peptide chain release factor 1, with the protein MLEKIQIIKQRFDEVNDLIIQPDIISDQQRYTKLMKEYKDLKLIVDKGEIYKEALDNISEAEEIIADGSDAEMLDMAKLQLDEAKETIDKLEEEIRFMLIPKDPDDAKNVVVEVRAGTGGDEASIFAGDLYRMYSKYCSDKGWKVDVVSQSDGTSGGFKEIIFEVSGEDVYGTLKFEAGVHRVQRVPQTETQGRVHTSAATVMVLPEAEEFDYELDMTEVRIERTTSTGPGGQSVNTTYSAIKLHHEPTGMIVSCQDQKSSHKNLEKALKVLRSRLYDLELAKQQAADSEKRKSMVSSGDRSAKIRTYNYPQGRVTDHRVPGLTLYDLSNIIDGDIQKIIDELMLAENTELLKASDDLI; encoded by the coding sequence ATGTTAGAGAAAATACAAATTATAAAACAACGTTTTGATGAGGTAAATGACCTTATCATTCAACCCGATATTATATCCGATCAGCAACGCTACACCAAGCTGATGAAAGAATACAAGGATCTTAAACTTATTGTAGATAAAGGCGAAATTTATAAGGAAGCTTTAGATAATATTTCTGAAGCTGAAGAAATTATTGCGGATGGTTCTGATGCTGAAATGTTAGATATGGCAAAATTGCAACTTGATGAAGCAAAAGAGACCATAGACAAGCTAGAAGAAGAGATTCGTTTTATGCTGATTCCAAAGGATCCAGATGACGCTAAAAACGTGGTCGTGGAAGTACGTGCTGGAACAGGAGGTGACGAAGCCAGTATTTTTGCAGGCGATTTATACCGTATGTATTCCAAATATTGCAGTGATAAAGGGTGGAAGGTCGATGTGGTGAGCCAGAGTGACGGAACATCTGGAGGTTTTAAGGAGATAATATTTGAAGTTTCAGGAGAAGATGTTTATGGCACCTTAAAGTTTGAAGCTGGTGTACATCGTGTACAACGTGTACCACAAACCGAAACTCAAGGTCGTGTGCATACAAGTGCAGCAACAGTTATGGTTTTGCCAGAAGCAGAAGAATTTGATTATGAATTAGATATGACCGAAGTGCGTATAGAACGCACCACGTCAACTGGTCCTGGAGGGCAGTCGGTTAACACAACCTATTCAGCAATTAAGTTACATCATGAACCTACGGGAATGATTGTGAGTTGTCAAGATCAGAAATCATCGCACAAAAACTTAGAGAAAGCCTTAAAGGTGTTACGCTCGCGTTTATACGATTTAGAATTAGCAAAACAACAAGCTGCTGATTCTGAAAAACGAAAAAGCATGGTAAGCTCTGGCGACAGAAGTGCTAAAATTAGAACTTACAATTATCCGCAGGGACGAGTGACCGATCATAGAGTGCCAGGTTTAACACTTTATGATTTATCAAATATCATTGATGGTGATATTCAAAAAATTATTGACGAATTAATGTTGGCTGAAAACACCGAGTTGTTGAAGGCTAGTGATGATTTGATTTAG